The following are from one region of the Planctomonas sp. JC2975 genome:
- a CDS encoding ABC transporter permease has product MSLDYSGSEYSGSTSTTARPRADHERYAFSDVEAGLDSLQSGGHRSTRSWRRALSSVLLPVALLVVLIVVWQVYVWIAQPRPDIVPSPIAVAQSFGDLWSSGRLQQAVLTSLERGVLGFLIAVAVGTPLGLLLSEVPLLRRAVGPLISGLQVLPSVAWVPAAILWFGLSDATAYFVVLMGATPSIVNGLLSGVDQVPPQFRRVGTVLGASKWQQATLVVMPAALPGYLGGLKQGWAFSWRSLMAAEIITTGGTMGFGLGTLLDQSRQLADLSGVIVTIVGILVIGIVVELLVFAPIERRIARGRGLARTADSRVGSVGSPL; this is encoded by the coding sequence ATGTCGCTTGACTACAGCGGGTCCGAGTACAGCGGATCCACCTCCACGACGGCACGGCCGCGCGCCGATCACGAGCGATACGCATTCTCTGATGTCGAGGCCGGACTCGACTCGCTGCAGTCCGGCGGGCACCGTTCGACGCGGTCGTGGCGGCGAGCCCTGAGCAGCGTGCTGCTGCCGGTCGCGCTTCTGGTCGTGCTCATCGTCGTCTGGCAGGTCTACGTGTGGATCGCCCAGCCGCGACCGGACATCGTGCCCAGCCCCATCGCCGTCGCGCAGTCGTTCGGCGACCTCTGGTCGAGCGGACGCCTGCAGCAGGCTGTGCTGACCAGTCTGGAACGCGGCGTGCTCGGATTCCTCATCGCCGTCGCCGTCGGGACCCCCCTCGGGTTGCTTCTCTCCGAGGTCCCTCTTCTGCGCCGGGCGGTCGGCCCGCTCATCTCGGGTCTTCAGGTGCTGCCGTCCGTCGCCTGGGTGCCCGCCGCCATCCTCTGGTTCGGCCTCTCGGACGCGACGGCCTACTTCGTCGTGCTGATGGGCGCGACGCCGTCGATCGTGAACGGCCTGCTTTCCGGCGTCGACCAGGTTCCGCCGCAGTTCCGCCGGGTCGGCACCGTGCTAGGCGCCTCGAAATGGCAGCAGGCGACGCTCGTTGTCATGCCGGCGGCGCTGCCCGGCTACCTCGGCGGCCTCAAGCAGGGATGGGCGTTCTCCTGGCGCTCGCTCATGGCAGCGGAGATCATCACGACGGGCGGAACGATGGGCTTCGGCCTCGGAACACTGCTCGACCAGAGCCGTCAGCTCGCAGACCTGTCGGGCGTGATCGTGACGATCGTGGGCATCCTCGTGATCGGGATCGTCGTCGAGCTGCTCGTATTCGCGCCGATCGAGCGCAGGATCGCGCGCGGCAGGGGACTCGCCCGCACCGCGGATTCACGCGTCGGGTCCGTCGGGAGTCCACTGTGA